The Macrococcoides canis genome has a window encoding:
- the rplI gene encoding 50S ribosomal protein L9 codes for MKVIFTQDVKGKGKKGEIKEVPVGYANNFLLKNKYAVEATPGNLKQLEAQKKRVEEDKQQELEDAQALKEKLEALEVKVTAKSGEGGRLFGSVSSKQVADALNKQHGIKLDKRKMDLHDGIRSLGYTNVPVKLHNKVSGTLKVHVTEA; via the coding sequence ATGAAAGTAATATTTACACAAGATGTTAAAGGAAAAGGTAAAAAAGGCGAAATTAAAGAAGTACCAGTAGGTTATGCGAATAACTTCTTACTAAAAAATAAATATGCGGTGGAAGCGACACCTGGAAATTTAAAACAATTAGAAGCACAGAAAAAACGTGTAGAAGAAGATAAACAGCAAGAACTTGAAGATGCACAAGCATTAAAAGAAAAATTAGAAGCACTAGAAGTTAAAGTGACTGCAAAATCAGGAGAAGGCGGTCGTCTGTTCGGTTCAGTAAGTTCGAAACAAGTTGCAGATGCTTTAAATAAACAGCATGGTATTAAACTTGATAAACGTAAGATGGACTTACATGACGGTATCAGAAGTTTAGGCTATACAAATGTACCTGTCAAACTACATAACAAAGTAAGCGGTACATTAAAAGTGCATGTAACAGAAGCATAA